A single Thiohalobacter thiocyanaticus DNA region contains:
- a CDS encoding tetratricopeptide repeat protein yields the protein MSFEDDVDFSSAMAAFEAKHFARAAQMLSPFAQQGNAEAQHRLAIIYQNGLGMTRNDELAYKWMRAAAEQGHALAQHGLGFMYLEGECVEKNGEEAARWFQMAADQGMAGSLTTLAMMYEQGNGVEQDLEEARRLYKLAGFDDAV from the coding sequence ATGTCATTCGAAGACGACGTCGATTTCAGCAGCGCCATGGCGGCGTTCGAGGCCAAGCACTTTGCCCGCGCCGCACAGATGCTGAGCCCTTTCGCCCAGCAGGGCAACGCCGAGGCCCAGCACCGGCTGGCGATCATTTATCAGAATGGCCTGGGCATGACCCGCAATGACGAACTGGCCTATAAATGGATGCGCGCCGCCGCCGAGCAGGGCCACGCCCTGGCGCAACACGGCCTGGGGTTCATGTACCTCGAAGGCGAATGTGTCGAGAAAAACGGTGAGGAAGCGGCCAGATGGTTCCAGATGGCCGCTGATCAGGGCATGGCGGGCTCGCTGACGACCCTGGCCATGATGTACGAGCAGGGCAACGGGGTGGAGCAGGATCTTGAAGAGGCCCGGCGGCTCTATAAACTGGCCGGGTTTGACGACGCCGTCTGA